The genomic segment CGGCGATGATGCGCTCCATGTCGGCTTCGTCGAACAGCGTGCCGGTCGGGTTGTTCGGATACGCGAGGTAGACGATCGCCGGCTGGTGCTCGGCGATGGCCGCGAGCATCGCTTCGGTGTCGAGCGAGAAATCGGCTTTCAGCGGCACACCGACAAATTCCAGGTTCGCCAGCTTCGCCGACATCTGGTACATCACGAAACCCGGCACCGGCGCGAGCACCTTGGCGCCAGGCTTCGCACACGCGATCGACAGCATGCTGATGATTTCATCCGAGCCGTTGCCGAGCAGCACATCGCAGCCGGTCGGCACACCCATCACGCGTTTGATCTTTTCGATCAACGCTTCGGGACGCGGCGCAGGATAGCGATTCAGCGCCACCCCGGCGAGATGCTCGCCGAGATGCGCGGCCAGTACCGGCGGCAGCGAAAACGGATTTTCCATCGCGTCGAGCTTGATGAAGCCCGTCGCGTCCGGAACCGGATAGCTCGTCATGGCGAGCACGTCGCCGCGGATGATGTCGTGTGGTGTCGTCATAGGTCTCGGGAACGGGACGCGAATAACGTGCCGCCCTGGCTTCGGGGCGGCACACGGGCCGTTCCGGCTCGTCTGTATTGTCGTTATTGAACGGGCTGGCGCCTGCAATCTGTCGCTGAAGTTCGCGGGGGCATCGGCTGGATACCCCGGCGTCTTACATCTTCTGCATCAGCTGCGCGGCGCCACGCCCGCTATTGGCATTAGCCGCGTTCGTTGTTGTTCTGCCGCATCCGGTATTCGGCGCTGCGGGCGTGCGCCTGCAAGCCTTCACCGTAGGCAAGTTCGGCGGCGATCTCGCCGAGCGTCTGCGCGCCTTCCGCGCTGACTTGGATCACACTGGAGCGCTTGAAGAAATCATAGACACCCAGTGGCGACGAGAACCGTGCGGTACGCGACGTAGGCAGCACGTGATTCGGGCCTGCGCAATAGTCGCCGAGGCTCTCACTGGTGTAGCGGCCAAGGAAAATCGCGCCGGCATGGCGAATCAGTTGACCCCACTGATGCGGTTCCAGCGCCGAGATTTCGAGGTGTTCCGGCGCGATTTCGTTGGCGATGGCGCAGGCTTCGGCCATGTCGCGCACCTTGATCAGCGCGCCCCGGTCTTCGAGCGACTGGCGGATCACGTCGCGGCGCGGCATGGTCGGCAGCAATTCGTTGATCGCGTCGTGGACGCGGGCGATGAATGCGTCGTCCGGACACAGCAGGATGGACTGCGCGAGTTCGTCGTGCTCGGCCTGCGAGAACAGGTCCATCGCGACCCAGCGCGGGTCGGTTGTGCCGTCGCACAGCACCAGAATTTCCGACGGTCCGGCGATCATGTCGATGCCGACCGTGCCGAACACGCGACGCTTCGCCGACGCGACATACGCGTTGCCGGGGCCGCAGATCTTGTCGACCGCCGGCACGGTTTCCGTGCCGTAGGCCAGCGCCGCCACCGCCTGCGCGCCGCCGATCGTGAACACGCGATCCACGCCGCCCAGCAGCGCAGCAGCGAGCACCAGCGGATTCTTCACGCCGTCCGGCGTAGGCACGACCATGACGATTTCACGCACGCCGGCCACCCGCGCCGGAATCGCGTTCATCAGCACCGACGACGGATACGCCGCCTTGCCGCCCGGCACGTAGATGCCCGCGCGATCCAGCGGCGTGACCTTCTGGCCCAGCACCGTGCCGTCGGCCTCGGTGTACTGCCAGCTATGGCTGCCGCACTCGATCTTCTGCTTCTCGTGATAGCCGCGCACTCGTGCCGCCGCCGCTTCGAGCGCCGCGCGGCGCTTCGGCTCCAGGCTTTCGAGCGCCGCGTCCAGTTCCGACATCGGCAATTCGAGCGCGCCGACGCTCTTCGCGTCGAGCCGGTCGAAGCGGTTCGTGTATTCGAGCACCGCCGCGTCGCCGCGCGCCTTCACGTCGGTCAGAATCTGCGCGACCGAGCGCTCGATTGCTTCGTCTTCGCTCGCCTCGAACGCGAGCACCGCGTGCAGCGACTTGTGGAAGTCGGGAGCGGTGGAATCGAGCTTGCGAATCTTGATAGACATACGTTATCCGTTTCGGTAAGGCGCGCCTGATAGCGGGTGAAGGACAGCGTGACCACGACCGGACCACGCTCGCGCCATCACGCCATCACGCCGCTCAGCCGGCTTGCGACGCGCGTTCGAACGCGTCGAGAATCGGCCGCAATGCGGCGCGCTTGAGCTTCAGCGCCGCCTGGTTCACAACGAGGCGCGACGAAATCTGCATGATCTCCTCCACCTCGACAAGATTGTTGGCACGCAGGGTATTGCCGGAGCTGACCAGGTCGACGATCGCGTCGGCGAGGCCGACCAGCGGTGCCAGTTCCATCGAACCGTACAGCTTGATCAGGTCGACGTGAACGCCCTTGGCGGCAAAATGCTCACGTGCGGTTTCAACGTACTTGGTCGCCACGCGCAGGCGCGCGCCCTGGCGCACCGCGTTCGCGTAATCGAAACCCGCCGCGACCGCGACCGACATCCGGCAGCGCGCGATATCCAGGTCGACCGGCTGATACAAACCGCCGCCGCCATGTTCGAGCAGCACGTCCTTGCCTGCCACGCCGAAGTCGGCTGCGCCGTATTCGACGTAGGTCGGCACGTCGGTCGCGCGCACGATGATCACGCGCACATTCGCGTCGGTAGTCGGCAGAATCAGCTTGCGCGAGGTTTCCGGATCTTCAGTCACTTCGATGCCGGCTGCGGAGAGCAGCGGCAACGTTTCTTCGAAGATACGCCCTTTCGACAACGCCAGCGTGAGCGGTGCGTTCACCGCCGGCGACGACGAAGTTTGCGGCATCGAACTCATGCCTGGCTCCCGGACACGCGACGCACTTTCGCGCCGATTGCGTTGAGCTTGGTTTCCATCCGGTCGTAGCCGCGATCCAGATGATAGATACGGTCGATCAGCGTCTCGCCTTCGGCGCGCAACGCAGCGATCACGAGGCTTGCGGACGCGCGCAGATCGGTCGCCATCACCTTCGCGCCCGACAGCTTCTCGACGCCGTTCACGAGCGCGGTATTGCCGTCGATCGTGATGCTTGCGCCGAGGCGATTCAGTTCCTGCACGTGCATGAAGCGGTTTTCGAAGATCGTTTCGACGACCTGCGAGGTGCCGTCCGCGATCGTGTTCAGCGCCATGAACTGCGCCTGCATGTCGGTCGGAAACGCCGGGTATTCGGACGTGCGGAACGTCACGGCGGCCGGACGCTTGTCCATGCGCACGCGCATCCAATCGTCGCCTTCGTCGATCGTGACGCCAGCTTCGCGCAGCTTTTCTGTCACGGCTTCGAGAATCAGCGGACGCACCTTGCGCAACGTGACGTCGCCACCGGCTGCGGCCACCGCGCACAGGAACGTGCCGGCTTCGATGCGATCAGGAATGACCGTGTGCTTCGCGCCGTGCAGCTTGTCGACGCCCTGAATCACGAGGCGATCCGTGCCGATGCCTTCGATCTTCGCGCCCATCGACACCAGCAGATGCGCCAGATCGCTGACTTCCGGCTCACGCGCCGCGTTCTCGATGACCGTCTCGCCATCGGCCAGCACCGCCGCCATCAGCAGGTTCTCAGTGCCCGTCACGGTGATCATGTCGGTGACGATGCGCGCGCCCTTCAGACGCTTCGCGCGCGCTTCGATGAAGCCGTGCTCGATCGTGATCTCGGCACCCATCGCCTGAAGGCCCTTGATGTGCTGATCCACCGGACGTGCGCCGATTGCGCAGCCGCCCGGCAGCGACACCCGCGCGTGACCGAAGCGCGCGACCAGCGGGCCGAGCACGAGGATCGACGCGCGCATGGTCTTGACCATCTCGTACGGCGCGACGACGTTGTCGACCTTCGACGCGTCCAGCGACACCCGCCCTTCGCCGCTCTCGATCCTCACGCCCATCTGGCCGAGCAGCTTGAGCATCGTGCGAACGTCCTGCAGATCGGGCACGTTCTCCAGATGCACCGGCTCCGCGGAGAGCAGCGCCGCGCACAGGATCGGCAACGCCGCGTTCTTCGCACCCGAGACGACGACTTCACCCGACAGCGGGTAGCCACCTTCAATGACGAGTTTATCCATGCCTGTCAGTTCCTGATCTGCCCGGCCATCAGCCTGGGCTGCGTTGACTTTTGTGTTCGACGCGCCGCTACCGGCGTCGCGTCCATCTTGAGTAATTCGCACTAAATTTCCAGATTACGCGTTCTGCCATTCGGCGGGCGTCAGCGTCTTCATGCTGAGCGCGTGGATTTCTTCGCGCATGCGGTCGCCGAGCGCCGCATACACGAGTTGATGGCGCTGGATCGGGCGCTTGCCTTCGAAGCTCGGCGACACGATGGTCGCGAAGAAATGCTGGCCATCGCCTTCAACCTGAAGATGCTCGCAAGCGAGTCCGGCGGCGATGTATTGCTTGACCTGTTCTGGAGTCGGCAACATGAGAGAAGCTCCTGATCAGTGGCGCAGTTTGTAGCCGGTCGCGAGCATGCGCATCGCGATCGCGGCCAGCACCACAAAGAAACCGGCGACGATCGCAAGGCTCACGAGCGGATTGATATCCGACATCCCGAAGAAACCGTAGCGAAAGCCGTCGATCATGTAGAAAAAAGGATTGAGCCGCGACACTTCGCGCCAGACCGGCGGCAGCGTGTGCGTGGAATAGAACACGCCCGACAGGAACGTGAGCGGCATGATCAGAAAGTTCTGGAACGCGGCCAGCTGATCGAACTTCTCGGCCCAGATACCGGCGATGAGGCCGAGCGTGCCAAGAATCGCCGCGCCGAAAATCGCGAACAGAATGATGTAAAGCGGCGCGGTGAAGCTGACCGGAATGAACCAGATCGTCACGATGAACACGCCGAAACCGACCGCGAGCCCGCGCGCGACCGCGGCGAGCACGTAAGCGGCGAACATCTCGTAGTGCGACAGCGGCGGCAGCAGCACGAACACCAGGTTGCCGGTGATCTTCGACTGGATCAGCGACGACGAACTGTTGGCGAACGCGTTCTGCAACACGCTCATCATCACGAGACCGGGGATCAGGAAGCTCGTGTATTCGACACCCGGATACACCTGCACATGGCCGCGCAACGCATGGCCGAAGATGGTCAGATACAGCAGCGCGGTGATGACCGGCGCGAGCACGGTCTGGAACGCCACCTTCCAGAACCGCAGCAGTTCCTTGTAAAACAGCGTACGAAAACCGCTCATGCAAGCCCCTCGATCACTTCCGGACCGTTCATCACCTGAACGAACACATCTTCGAGGTCGGCCTTGCGGACCTCGATTTCTTCGAACGTACAGCCCGCTGCGCGGCACTGCGCGAGAATCGTCTCGACTTCGTCGTAGCTCGACAGACGCAGCAGATGCTGACGGCCATTGCCGTTACCCGCGCCGCTTTCCACTTCGAGCGGGCGCAACTCGGCGGGCAGCACGCCCTGTGCGAAACGCACGAACAGTTGCATGCCGGCAAAGCGCTGCAACAGCGCGTTGGTGCGTTCGAGCGCGACCACCTCGCCGCGCCGCAGCATCGCAATGCGATCGCACAGCGACTCGGCTTCTTCCAGATAGTGCGTGGTCAGCACAATCGTGTGACCTTCGCGATTCAGGCGCGAGATGAATTTCCACAGCGTTTGACGCAACTCGACGTCGACGCCCGCGGTCGGCTCGTCGAGCACGATGACCGGCGGACGATGCACCAGCGCCTGCGCGACCAGCACGCGGCGCTTCATGCCGCCCGACAGCGCGCGCATGTTGGCGTCGGCTTTATCGGTGAGATCGAGATTGGCCATGATCTCGTCGATCCACGCGTCGTTGTTGCGCAGCCCGTAGTAGCCGGACTGAATGCGCAACGTCTCGCGGACGGTGAAGAACGGATCGAATACGAGCTCCTGCGGCACCACGCCGAGCGAGCGGCGCGCGTCGCGGAAGTCGGTCACCACGTCGTGGCCACGGACCGCGATGCTGCCTTCATCGGCGCGCGCGAGACCGGCGAGGATGCTGATGAGCGTCGTCTTACCCGCGCCGTTCGGACCGAGCAGTCCGAAGAACTCGCCTTCTTCGACCGTGAGGCTGACGCCCTTGAGCGCCTGCAAGTCCTTGTAGCGCTTCTTGACGTTACGAATTTCTATGGCTGACATGACTATGGGCCGCGTGGGACGCGGCGCCTAAAGGAGCCCTGAGGGGGCGCAAAAATGCTGGGAGAGACGAAATTGGGGCCGGTTAGATGCCCCAAAAAACGTTTGATTATAGGGCAAAAATCAGTGGCCCCGCCCCGCTTGGGGGATTGGGGATGACGCTAGTGAAGCGTCAATGTCGGGACGATGACAGAAGCGTATCGACGCCGTAGGCTTGCGCGAGACTGGCGAGACCAGCCGGCAGATTCACAATCTCAAACTTGATACCGCGTGCCTGGGCAGCGCGTTCCCACGCGAGCAGAACCGCCAGCGCGGACGAATCGAATTGCGCGAGCGGCGCGCAATCCACGCCGTTCGCGCCTGCCGCGATACGTTGCAAACCCGCCGCGAGCGCGGCTTTCGCGCTCTCGTGGGTGAGCGTCGCGCCGCTTTCGAAGCGGTTCGCGACGGGGCTCAGCACTTCGCTCACGACTGCTTGCCTGCGGCGAGTTGCTGGTTACGCTGCGTCAGGAACGCGATCAGTCCGTCCACGCCCTTCTGCTGGATCTGTTCGTTGAACTGTTGCTGATACGCCTGAATCAGCCATGCGCCGAGCACGTTGATGTCATACACGCGCCAGCCTTGCGGCGTCTTGTACAGACGGTAGTCGAGTTCGATCGGCGAGCCGTTGTTCATCACGACCGAGCGCACCACAGTGTCGGTGTCGTCCGGATTCATGCGGAACGGCTTGTACTGGATCTGCTGGTCGCGCACCTGAGCGAGCGCGCCCGAGTAAGTGCGGATCAGCAGCATCTTGAACTGTTCGACGACCTGGTCCTGCTGCGCCGGCGTGGCGCTGCGCCAGTTACGGCCCATCGCCAGTTGCGTGGTGCGGCGGAAATCGGTGTACGGCAGGATCTTTTCGTTGACGAGTTTGGTGATGTGCGAGATGTCGCCCTGCTGGATCGACTTATCGCTGCGAACCGCGTCGATCACCTGTTGGGTGACGGTCTTGATCATACCGTCAGGCGAATTGCTGTCGACAGTTTGTGCCGATGCACCGCCACTGACAAACGAGAACAACGCAGCAAACAGCGGAATCAGGAAGAATTTTTTCATATCGAGCCTTGCCTTAAAAATAGTGCAACCGTTTGAGCCGACCTTACCACGCGAGTTCGACAGCAATCCATGCGCAAACTGCGAGAGTCGTATCGATCTGTTACGGCTGCACGTTTAGCGCAATTTGAATGACGGAAAGTTGAAACGCTGCGGCGGAACCAGCTGGCCGGCCGGAATCTGCGTCGTTTCGGGGCCGCCGTTCAGGTCGAGCGGCGGCGTTTCCGCGCTGCCGGACACGGCTTCCGGAGCCTGCGCATTGCTGCCGGTTTCAGGCGCGCCAGTCACCGCGCCCGATGCCGGAGCCGGCTTTGCTGCAGCACCCGCCGTGCCCGCCGCCGCAGCGGCCGGTGCGCCGGCTGCGCCGCCGTCGACGTCGTCGTACTTGGGCAGAGGCGCTTCGTCGTCGTAGTTCGGCAGCGCCTGCGATTGCGGGTTCCGGCTGCCGTTGGACAGCAGATACTGGCGACGCTGCAGATACGCATTACGCACGAACGAATATTTGTCGAGCGCCGCGCCTTCCAGCACGTCGCTCGCGTTCAGCAGATTCGCGCGCGTATTGACGATATTCACGCCGTACAGTGCCCAGCTCAGCCCGTCCGGGTGGATGTAGCTCAGCGGATTCACATAGTAATTGCCGATCGAACCCACGGCATCGCGGACGGTACTCGGTCCGAACAGCGGCAGCACCAGGTAAGGACCCGCCGGCACGCCGTAATGACCGAGCGTCAGGCCGAGGTCGTTGTCGTGCTTGGGCAGCTTGGCCAGCGTCGCCACGTCGAACAGACCGCCAACACCGAACACCGTGTTGATCACGATCCGCATGATGTCTTCGACACCGTCGGTGATCTTCAACTGCAGCAGGTTGTTCGCCGCGATGTAGACGTCGCCGATGTTCGAGAAGAAGTTCGTCACGCTGTCGCGCACCGGCTGCGGCGTGAGCCACACGTAGCCTTTGGCGACCGGCTTCAGCGCGTACTGGTCGACCTTGTCGTTGACCGTGAAAATGGTGCGGTTAAGGCCTTCTAACGGATCGCCCTTGGTCGGCGTCTGCACTGTCGTGCAGCCGGCAAGCAGCGCCGCGGCTATCGCCACTTTGCCCAGCCGAAAGGCGCGCGCGCCCCCGATACGTGTGGTCAGCATTCTTATTCTCCTTATTGGCCGGCGGCGCCGGAAGCAGGCAGACCCGGCGCCGGAGCCGGAGCGGCCGGCGCGGGCGCCGACGCACCAGGTTTCGATGCACCCGAATCCGCGGCCTTGCTATACAGAAACTGTCCAATCAGATTTTCCAGCACGATGGCCGATTGCGTCATCGAGATCGTGTCGCCCGCTTTAAGCATTTCGGTGTCGCCACCGGGTTCGAGCCCGATGTATTGCTCGCCGAGCAGACCCGACGTCAGGATCTTCGCGGACGTGTCCTTCGGAAACTGATATTGCTTGTCGAGATCGATCGTGACAACGGCCTGGTACGCATTGCTGTCGAAGCCGATCGACGCGACCCGGCCGACCGTCACGCCCGCACTCTTCACAGGCGCGCGCGCCTTGAGTCCGCCGATATTGTCGAACTTGAGTTTGACCGGATACGTTGCCTGGAAAGACAACGAGCTCATGTTGCCGGCCTTCAGCGCGAGAAACAGCAACGCCACGAAACCCAGCACCACGAACAGGCCGACCCAGAAGTCGAGAGCAGTCTTTTTCATCGTCATCCCAAAGTGAATCCGCCACGCCGTCGACGCTTTCCGCCGGGCGCCCCGCTATCGGACCCCGGACGAAAACGTGCAGCGCAGTCTTAGCTGAACATCAATGCAGTCAGCAGAAAATCGAGCCCGAGCACCGCGAGCGACGCGTACACGACGGTTTTCGTCGTGGCACGCGACACGCCTTCCGGTGTCGGCTTGGCTTCGTAGCCTTGAAACAGCGCAACGAACGTCACCGCGAGGCCGAACACCACACTCTTGATGACCCCCGCGCCCACGTCGCGCCACACGTCGACGCCGCCTTGCATTTGCGACCAGAACGCGCCTGAATCCACGCCGATCAGCAGCACGCCCACCACATAGCCGCCGAACACGCCGACCGCGCTGAAGATCGCGGCGAGGATCGGCATCGAGATAATGCCCGCCCACAGGCGCGGCGCGACCACGACCTTGACCGGGTCGACGGCCATCATTTCCATTGCCGTGAGTTGCTCGCCTGCCTTCATCAAGCCGATTTCCGCCGTCAGCGACGTGCCCGCGCGGCCGGCGAACAGCAGCGCGGTCACCACCGGCCCGAGTTCGCGCACCAGCGACAGCGCGACCAGCAGCCCCAGCGCCTGCTCGGAGCCGTAGCGGTTCAGCGTGTAATAGCCTTGCAAGCCGAGCACGAAACCGACGAACAGCCCCGACACGGCAATGATCACCAGCGAATAATTACCTACGAAGTGGATCTGCTTCGTGACAAGACGCGGACGGCGCAGCAACGGGAAAAATTCGAGCAGCAGCCGCAGGAAAAACCGCGTGGCATAGCCGGCCGTGCCCAGCCCGCCGATCACCGAGCGACCGATCGCACTGATCATGACTGACCTCCGCCGATGCCGAAGTCCGCCGCCAGCGGCGTCTTGCTCGGGTAATGGAATTTGAACGGGCCGTCGGGCGCGCCGTCGATGAATTGCCGCACCGTCGGATCGGTCGACGCGCGCAGTTCGGCGGGCGTGCCTTCAGCGTGAACGCCGCCGTTGGCGAGAAAGTAGACGTAGTCGGCGATCGCGAACGATTCCGGCACGTCGTGCGTAACCAGGATCGACGTTGCGCCAAGTGCCTGATTCAGCGCACGAATCAGGTTCGCGGTAATGCCGAGCGAGATGGGATCGAGACCGGCGAACGGCTCGTCGTACATCATCAGCTCGGGATCGAGCGCGATGGCGCGCGCCAGTGCGACACGCCGCGCCATGCCGCCCGAAATCTCCGACGGCAGCAGATCGCGCGCGCCACGCAGACCGACCGCGTTGAGCTTCATCAGCACGAGGTCGCGCAGCAGATCTTCGGGAAGATCGGTGTGTTCGCGCAATGCGAAGGCGACGTTTTCGAACACCGACATATCGGTGAACAGCGCGCCGAACTGGAACAGCATGCCCATCTTGCGGCGCAACGCGTACAGGCCGTCACGCGTTTGCCGGCCGATGTCCTGGCCCTGAAACAGGATCTGGCCACGCTGCGCGCGCACCAGACCGCCGATCAGGCGCAGCACCGTGGTCTTGCCGCACCCCGAGCCGCCCATGACCGCGACGACCTGGCCGCGCCTGAAGCGCAGATTCAGGTTCGACAGGACGAGCCGGTCGGCATAGCCGAAGTCGACGTCGCGCAGCTCGAGTAAGGTCTCGGGGGAGGAAGACACGAAACTGACAGTCCTTTTACACGGAAGGCCGAATTATAGGGCCATCATGCAAATGCTGCCGTGAAGGGCCCTGTCCCTTGACGAAGTCTGACGATTATTGCGTAAACCCTTGTTGCAGTGCAGAAACGGCAGCCGCCGGATCGGACGCTTCGGTCACGGCCCGCACCACCGCCGCGCAACCGACGCCTGTGGCCAGCACCTGCGGCAAAACCTGCAGGTCGATTCCGCCGATTGCCACCAGCGGCACCACGCCGTCCAGGAGGCGCACGTAACGGGCGAGGCGCTTGAGGCCTTGTGGCGCCGTCGGCATGACCTTTGTCGTCGTCGGGAAGACTGCGCCCAGCGCGATGTAGCTCGGCCGGAAGTGCAGCGCCTTCAGGATTTCGTAGAAACCGTGCGTCGACAGACCCAGCCGGATGCCGGCCTCGGCCAGCGCCGACAGGTCTGCGGTATGCACATCTTCCTGACCAAGATGGACGCCGTAAGCGCCCGCCTCGAGCGCCGCCCGCCAGTGATCGTTGATGAAAACCTGCGCGTCGTGCGCGCGGCCGGCGGCCACGCTACGAGCGATTTCGTGCTTCAGTTCGTCGGCGGGTTCGGCCGCTTTGTGGCGCAACTGAACCGTCTTCACGCCGAAACCGACCACCCGCTCGACCCACTCGGCGGTCGGCAGCACCGGATAGAGACCGAGCCGGTCCGGGCAGCGCGGAAACGCCTTCGCCGGTGCAGCCGGCAAGCCGGTAAGACGCGGAAAGCGTGTGATATCGGCCG from the Paraburkholderia fungorum genome contains:
- a CDS encoding BolA family protein, which produces MLPTPEQVKQYIAAGLACEHLQVEGDGQHFFATIVSPSFEGKRPIQRHQLVYAALGDRMREEIHALSMKTLTPAEWQNA
- a CDS encoding MlaC/ttg2D family ABC transporter substrate-binding protein, which translates into the protein MKKFFLIPLFAALFSFVSGGASAQTVDSNSPDGMIKTVTQQVIDAVRSDKSIQQGDISHITKLVNEKILPYTDFRRTTQLAMGRNWRSATPAQQDQVVEQFKMLLIRTYSGALAQVRDQQIQYKPFRMNPDDTDTVVRSVVMNNGSPIELDYRLYKTPQGWRVYDINVLGAWLIQAYQQQFNEQIQQKGVDGLIAFLTQRNQQLAAGKQS
- a CDS encoding STAS domain-containing protein; the encoded protein is MSEVLSPVANRFESGATLTHESAKAALAAGLQRIAAGANGVDCAPLAQFDSSALAVLLAWERAAQARGIKFEIVNLPAGLASLAQAYGVDTLLSSSRH
- the mlaD gene encoding outer membrane lipid asymmetry maintenance protein MlaD, giving the protein MKKTALDFWVGLFVVLGFVALLFLALKAGNMSSLSFQATYPVKLKFDNIGGLKARAPVKSAGVTVGRVASIGFDSNAYQAVVTIDLDKQYQFPKDTSAKILTSGLLGEQYIGLEPGGDTEMLKAGDTISMTQSAIVLENLIGQFLYSKAADSGASKPGASAPAPAAPAPAPGLPASGAAGQ
- a CDS encoding ABC transporter permease, which translates into the protein MSGFRTLFYKELLRFWKVAFQTVLAPVITALLYLTIFGHALRGHVQVYPGVEYTSFLIPGLVMMSVLQNAFANSSSSLIQSKITGNLVFVLLPPLSHYEMFAAYVLAAVARGLAVGFGVFIVTIWFIPVSFTAPLYIILFAIFGAAILGTLGLIAGIWAEKFDQLAAFQNFLIMPLTFLSGVFYSTHTLPPVWREVSRLNPFFYMIDGFRYGFFGMSDINPLVSLAIVAGFFVVLAAIAMRMLATGYKLRH
- the mlaE gene encoding lipid asymmetry maintenance ABC transporter permease subunit MlaE, which encodes MISAIGRSVIGGLGTAGYATRFFLRLLLEFFPLLRRPRLVTKQIHFVGNYSLVIIAVSGLFVGFVLGLQGYYTLNRYGSEQALGLLVALSLVRELGPVVTALLFAGRAGTSLTAEIGLMKAGEQLTAMEMMAVDPVKVVVAPRLWAGIISMPILAAIFSAVGVFGGYVVGVLLIGVDSGAFWSQMQGGVDVWRDVGAGVIKSVVFGLAVTFVALFQGYEAKPTPEGVSRATTKTVVYASLAVLGLDFLLTALMFS
- the murA gene encoding UDP-N-acetylglucosamine 1-carboxyvinyltransferase; translation: MDKLVIEGGYPLSGEVVVSGAKNAALPILCAALLSAEPVHLENVPDLQDVRTMLKLLGQMGVRIESGEGRVSLDASKVDNVVAPYEMVKTMRASILVLGPLVARFGHARVSLPGGCAIGARPVDQHIKGLQAMGAEITIEHGFIEARAKRLKGARIVTDMITVTGTENLLMAAVLADGETVIENAAREPEVSDLAHLLVSMGAKIEGIGTDRLVIQGVDKLHGAKHTVIPDRIEAGTFLCAVAAAGGDVTLRKVRPLILEAVTEKLREAGVTIDEGDDWMRVRMDKRPAAVTFRTSEYPAFPTDMQAQFMALNTIADGTSQVVETIFENRFMHVQELNRLGASITIDGNTALVNGVEKLSGAKVMATDLRASASLVIAALRAEGETLIDRIYHLDRGYDRMETKLNAIGAKVRRVSGSQA
- the hisD gene encoding histidinol dehydrogenase, which produces MSIKIRKLDSTAPDFHKSLHAVLAFEASEDEAIERSVAQILTDVKARGDAAVLEYTNRFDRLDAKSVGALELPMSELDAALESLEPKRRAALEAAAARVRGYHEKQKIECGSHSWQYTEADGTVLGQKVTPLDRAGIYVPGGKAAYPSSVLMNAIPARVAGVREIVMVVPTPDGVKNPLVLAAALLGGVDRVFTIGGAQAVAALAYGTETVPAVDKICGPGNAYVASAKRRVFGTVGIDMIAGPSEILVLCDGTTDPRWVAMDLFSQAEHDELAQSILLCPDDAFIARVHDAINELLPTMPRRDVIRQSLEDRGALIKVRDMAEACAIANEIAPEHLEISALEPHQWGQLIRHAGAIFLGRYTSESLGDYCAGPNHVLPTSRTARFSSPLGVYDFFKRSSVIQVSAEGAQTLGEIAAELAYGEGLQAHARSAEYRMRQNNNERG
- the hisG gene encoding ATP phosphoribosyltransferase is translated as MSSMPQTSSSPAVNAPLTLALSKGRIFEETLPLLSAAGIEVTEDPETSRKLILPTTDANVRVIIVRATDVPTYVEYGAADFGVAGKDVLLEHGGGGLYQPVDLDIARCRMSVAVAAGFDYANAVRQGARLRVATKYVETAREHFAAKGVHVDLIKLYGSMELAPLVGLADAIVDLVSSGNTLRANNLVEVEEIMQISSRLVVNQAALKLKRAALRPILDAFERASQAG
- the hisC gene encoding histidinol-phosphate transaminase, translated to MTTPHDIIRGDVLAMTSYPVPDATGFIKLDAMENPFSLPPVLAAHLGEHLAGVALNRYPAPRPEALIEKIKRVMGVPTGCDVLLGNGSDEIISMLSIACAKPGAKVLAPVPGFVMYQMSAKLANLEFVGVPLKADFSLDTEAMLAAIAEHQPAIVYLAYPNNPTGTLFDEADMERIIAAASTSLVVIDEAYQPFAQQSWLPRADEFDNVVVMRTVSKLGLAGIRLGYLVGKRVWLTELDKVRPPYNTNVLTQAAADFLLDHVDVLDAQAAQLREERTRLADAVAALPGAEVFPSAGNFLLVRVPDASVLFETLLTARVLIKNVSKMHPLLANCVRLTVGSPEENAQLLAGLKLVLH
- a CDS encoding MlaA family lipoprotein, producing MLTTRIGGARAFRLGKVAIAAALLAGCTTVQTPTKGDPLEGLNRTIFTVNDKVDQYALKPVAKGYVWLTPQPVRDSVTNFFSNIGDVYIAANNLLQLKITDGVEDIMRIVINTVFGVGGLFDVATLAKLPKHDNDLGLTLGHYGVPAGPYLVLPLFGPSTVRDAVGSIGNYYVNPLSYIHPDGLSWALYGVNIVNTRANLLNASDVLEGAALDKYSFVRNAYLQRRQYLLSNGSRNPQSQALPNYDDEAPLPKYDDVDGGAAGAPAAAAAGTAGAAAKPAPASGAVTGAPETGSNAQAPEAVSGSAETPPLDLNGGPETTQIPAGQLVPPQRFNFPSFKLR
- a CDS encoding ABC transporter ATP-binding protein, with product MSAIEIRNVKKRYKDLQALKGVSLTVEEGEFFGLLGPNGAGKTTLISILAGLARADEGSIAVRGHDVVTDFRDARRSLGVVPQELVFDPFFTVRETLRIQSGYYGLRNNDAWIDEIMANLDLTDKADANMRALSGGMKRRVLVAQALVHRPPVIVLDEPTAGVDVELRQTLWKFISRLNREGHTIVLTTHYLEEAESLCDRIAMLRRGEVVALERTNALLQRFAGMQLFVRFAQGVLPAELRPLEVESGAGNGNGRQHLLRLSSYDEVETILAQCRAAGCTFEEIEVRKADLEDVFVQVMNGPEVIEGLA
- a CDS encoding ABC transporter ATP-binding protein, whose protein sequence is MSSSPETLLELRDVDFGYADRLVLSNLNLRFRRGQVVAVMGGSGCGKTTVLRLIGGLVRAQRGQILFQGQDIGRQTRDGLYALRRKMGMLFQFGALFTDMSVFENVAFALREHTDLPEDLLRDLVLMKLNAVGLRGARDLLPSEISGGMARRVALARAIALDPELMMYDEPFAGLDPISLGITANLIRALNQALGATSILVTHDVPESFAIADYVYFLANGGVHAEGTPAELRASTDPTVRQFIDGAPDGPFKFHYPSKTPLAADFGIGGGQS